CTGTAGCGGACGTTCACTGCGTGCCGAGCCCACAGGCGGAAATGAGTGGGATGTTCAGTTCGTAAGCGATGCGTTCACCACTGTAAATGGACAGGAATACACCGCGTCCATGATAGTAAAAGCAGAAACTACAGGAGGCTCGGTTCGCTTTTCAACGGCCAATGGCGCCAGCGATCAATACCAAACGTTGGTATCTCTCGACAGTACTGATTGGACACAGGTTTCCTGGACTTTTACGGCTAATGCCGATTCAACACGAATCGCGCTGGACCTGGGTGCAGAGGCCGTTAATTACAATATTGACGATATCTCAGTTCTTGACGGAACCACTCCAGCGGCAACTACCTGTGTTTCTGCTCCCGTGAATCTTCTTGCGAATGGTGACCTGGAATCTGGAGACGGAGATAATTTTACCAATTGGGGAAAATGGAACGGGCCTGATTACATGGTTGCAACAACTACAGAAGTCCACGGTGGCACGCGCGCACTCGCTGCAACGGGTATTGCTGGAAACTATTACGAAGTACAGTTAGTTAGTGATCCGGTCACGACCGTCAATGGCACCCAATACACCGCTAGCATGTGGATCAAAGGAGCCGCAGCAGACGGGATTGTGAGATTCTCCACAAACGCCACTGCTGGCGCGTTGTATGGGCCTGACATTACCGTTGGCACCACTTGGGAATTAAAAACCTGGACTTTTACCGCTAACGATACGTCGACGCGCTTAGTGCTGGATCTGGGTAAATCCGCTGTCACATACTATATTGATGATATATCCCTTACAGAATAGCTTCTAAAAATCCCCGCACCAGCGGGGATTTTTTTATCCAGTAAATTCATCACACAATCTCAAGATTCTTGTACCAGTACACCAGGTAAATGATTTAAAACTTGCCTTTGCATAAAATTGAATCTGCGCCGAACAATTGAGAACTGAACCTGTTTCTCAAATAAAATACAACAACACTAATTGTTGCAAATTTTCTGTAAATAATTGAAGTCAATTTCACTGTATCGCCAGAAAATAATAAGACAGGGCGAACAGTTCTTCGTGGCTTACCGCTATTCACTCGCCCAACACATAACCAAACATCAATAAAAATAATGGTTAATAACGTTAAACCTAAAGTCCAAATCGCTAATTTTTTAATTAATTAAAATGTAAGGCACAAAATAATAAGTCATAAAAAAGTCTTATTTTTTGGTTTTATTAATAACAACAGCCCAGACTGACGACGGCAGCAGAGTATAAATAAAAGTCGCTTAAAAATAATAACGCACAATAACTAACCAACTATGGAGTTACCCATG
The DNA window shown above is from Alteromonadaceae bacterium 2753L.S.0a.02 and carries:
- a CDS encoding endo-1,4-beta-xylanase — encoded protein: MLNKSLIALCCVLLLSACGGSSSDDFNSVPIPPTPTPEPTVEPTAEPTAEPTAEPTAEPTATPTPTATPTPTATPTPTATPTPTPTPTATPTPTPTPDPNLVLNGDLELGDADNFTNWGKWNGASLLTVATDIACSGRSLRAEPTGGNEWDVQFVSDAFTTVNGQEYTASMIVKAETTGGSVRFSTANGASDQYQTLVSLDSTDWTQVSWTFTANADSTRIALDLGAEAVNYNIDDISVLDGTTPAATTCVSAPVNLLANGDLESGDGDNFTNWGKWNGPDYMVATTTEVHGGTRALAATGIAGNYYEVQLVSDPVTTVNGTQYTASMWIKGAAADGIVRFSTNATAGALYGPDITVGTTWELKTWTFTANDTSTRLVLDLGKSAVTYYIDDISLTE